A genomic stretch from Telopea speciosissima isolate NSW1024214 ecotype Mountain lineage chromosome 7, Tspe_v1, whole genome shotgun sequence includes:
- the LOC122666581 gene encoding histone H4 gives MSGRGKGGKGLGKGGAKRHRKVLRDNIQGITKPAIRRLARRGGVKRISGLIYEETRGVLKIFLENVIRDAVTYTEHARRKTVTAMDVVYALKRQGRTLYGFGG, from the coding sequence ATGTCAGGAAGAGGCAAGGGAGGTAAAGGATTGGGAAAGGGAGGAGCGAAGAGGCATCGTAAGGTGCTGAGAGATAACATTCAGGGCATCACCAAACCTGCTATTCGTCGTCTCGCGAGGCGTGGAGGTGTCAAACGTATCAGTGGCTTGATCTATGAAGAGACCCGTGGAGTTCTCAAGATCTTTCTCGAGAACGTTATACGTGATGCAGTTACTTACACGGAGCATGCTCGCAGGAAGACGGTGACCGCCATGGATGTGGTTTATGCTCTCAAGAGGCAAGGCAGGACTCTGTACGGGTTTGGGGGTTAG
- the LOC122668235 gene encoding S-protein homolog 29-like encodes MGGFNSIIFLLILFGLMMEYSSSSVSGCFTTPKTHVRVKNKLGAGKKLHLECESKEDDLGEKALNYNQVFSWTFCGSVWTSTLFFCDFWYERNGTYVATHADVYFQQRDNCLDCSVLVGVKGVYVVDIKNPSDWKMVATWP; translated from the coding sequence ATGGGTGGTTTCAATAGTATCATCTTCCTTTTGATACTTTTTGGTTTGATGATGGAGTACTCGTCGTCTTCGGTTTCTGGTTGCTTTACGACTCCAAAAACGCATGTAAGAGTGAAGAACAAGTTGGGTGCAGGAAAGAAATTGCATTTGGAATGTGAATCAAAGGAAGATGATCTGGGAGAGAAGGCACTCAACTACAATCAGGTATTCTCATGGACTTTCTGTGGTAGTGTTTGGACTTCCActctcttcttttgtgatttctGGTATGAAAGGAATGGTACTTATGTAGCTACTCATGCTGACGTTTATTTCCAACAAAGAGATAATTGCTTGGACTGTTCGGTTCTTGTTGGAGTTAAAGGGGTTTACGTTGTAGACATCAAGAACCCTAGCGACTGGAAAATGGTAGCAACATGGCcttag